The following coding sequences are from one Treponema bryantii window:
- a CDS encoding isoamylase early set domain-containing protein, which produces MSLKKSFSKDKKTCKVTFTVSKEAAQGAKTINLAGDFNSWSSTDTPLILGNDGSFSVTLELAADREYQFRYLLDGCRWENDWKADKYIPAPFSNADNSVVVTRQ; this is translated from the coding sequence ATGTCATTGAAAAAGTCTTTTTCAAAAGATAAGAAGACCTGTAAAGTTACATTTACTGTTTCAAAGGAAGCTGCTCAGGGAGCAAAAACAATAAACCTTGCCGGTGACTTCAATAGCTGGAGCAGTACTGATACCCCTCTTATCCTTGGAAATGACGGAAGTTTTTCTGTGACTCTTGAACTGGCTGCTGACCGTGAATATCAGTTCCGCTACTTATTAGACGGCTGCCGCTGGGAAAATGACTGGAAAGCCGACAAATATATCCCGGCTCCTTTCAGCAACGCAGATAACTCTGTTGTTGTTACACGCCAGTAG
- a CDS encoding helical backbone metal receptor, translating to MNKKRIFTLFLFISLISALYARKPKTSESRYPKSIVALSPSAAEILFTIGAGDQVSAVSEFTDFPVEAKAKPVVGGFDGKTLSIETIMSFKPDLVYLTEGMHNFLISTLESNGIAYYVSKGESIASVEKEILEVGKITGHEKEAAKVVDDMEKKLKKAAGAAKKDGPIKVYWEVWNAPYMSAGSTSFINDVIKAAGGENIFADLSDAYPMVSEETIIAREPAVILIPASTGLESSAVGLRNGWADIPAVKGGRVFVVDDNVYTRPGPRVADVVLELSDLLK from the coding sequence ATGAATAAAAAAAGAATCTTTACATTATTTTTATTTATCAGTTTAATCTCTGCGTTATATGCACGTAAGCCAAAGACTTCTGAATCTCGATATCCAAAATCGATTGTTGCTCTGTCGCCAAGCGCAGCAGAAATACTTTTTACAATTGGTGCCGGAGACCAGGTTTCTGCAGTTAGTGAGTTTACTGATTTTCCTGTTGAAGCAAAAGCAAAGCCTGTTGTCGGTGGATTTGATGGAAAAACTCTGAGTATTGAAACAATCATGTCTTTCAAGCCGGATCTCGTTTATCTTACAGAGGGCATGCACAACTTTTTGATTTCGACTTTAGAGAGCAATGGTATTGCTTATTACGTTTCTAAGGGCGAATCTATTGCTTCTGTAGAAAAAGAGATTCTCGAGGTTGGTAAAATTACCGGTCATGAAAAAGAGGCTGCAAAAGTTGTAGATGATATGGAGAAAAAACTGAAGAAGGCTGCTGGTGCTGCAAAGAAGGATGGACCGATAAAGGTTTACTGGGAAGTCTGGAATGCGCCTTATATGTCTGCTGGTTCAACTTCGTTTATAAATGATGTAATTAAGGCAGCTGGCGGTGAAAATATTTTTGCTGATTTATCTGATGCATATCCAATGGTCAGTGAGGAAACAATTATTGCCCGAGAGCCTGCTGTAATTCTTATTCCTGCAAGTACTGGTCTGGAATCTTCGGCAGTGGGCTTGCGCAATGGCTGGGCAGATATTCCGGCAGTGAAGGGTGGACGTGTTTTTGTTGTAGATGATAATGTGTACACAAGACCAGGTCCACGTGTTGCAGATGTGGTTCTTGAACTTTCTGATTTGTTGAAGTAA
- a CDS encoding YhbY family RNA-binding protein, with the protein MIELTSKQRKYLEKEAHDLQPVVIVGGAGLTEGVIQMVDNSLASHELIKVKFNEYKDEVKELTAETCEKCNATLVRIIGFTAILYREAEQPEDRAYSAALKKC; encoded by the coding sequence ATGATTGAATTAACCAGTAAACAGAGAAAATATCTCGAAAAAGAAGCACATGACCTTCAGCCGGTTGTAATTGTTGGTGGCGCCGGACTTACAGAGGGTGTTATTCAGATGGTAGACAATTCTCTTGCTTCTCATGAACTCATCAAAGTAAAGTTCAACGAATATAAAGACGAAGTAAAAGAACTCACAGCAGAAACCTGTGAAAAATGTAATGCTACACTTGTCCGAATTATCGGATTTACAGCAATACTCTACCGCGAGGCAGAACAGCCGGAAGACCGCGCTTATTCAGCTGCACTCAAAAAGTGCTAA
- the nth gene encoding endonuclease III, protein MTLLSKEEMTEAFKRWKKANPAPVSELDYVNPFTLLVAVVLSAQATDKGVNKATAALFKVADTPEKMLALGEGGLISYIKTIGLYKNKAKHVMGLSKKLIDDFDSKVPGTREELMTLPGVGRKTANVVLNVIFHEPTMPVDTHLLRVAPKIGLAEGNTPETVEKSLLERIPPEFLHDAHHWILLHGRYVCTARTPNCEECLIKDLCKHNS, encoded by the coding sequence ATGACATTGCTTTCAAAAGAGGAAATGACAGAAGCTTTCAAGCGCTGGAAAAAAGCAAATCCTGCTCCAGTTTCTGAACTGGATTATGTAAATCCATTTACACTGCTGGTTGCTGTAGTTCTTAGTGCACAGGCAACAGATAAAGGCGTAAACAAAGCGACCGCTGCTCTGTTTAAGGTAGCAGATACTCCGGAAAAAATGCTTGCACTTGGAGAAGGAGGTCTCATTTCCTATATCAAAACAATCGGACTCTATAAAAACAAAGCCAAACACGTTATGGGTCTTTCTAAGAAGCTGATTGATGATTTTGACAGTAAAGTGCCGGGAACCCGCGAAGAACTTATGACACTTCCGGGAGTTGGACGTAAAACTGCAAATGTAGTTTTGAATGTAATTTTTCATGAACCTACAATGCCGGTCGATACGCACCTGCTTAGGGTTGCCCCAAAAATCGGACTTGCCGAAGGAAATACACCGGAAACTGTAGAAAAAAGTCTGCTTGAAAGAATACCTCCAGAGTTTCTGCACGATGCTCATCACTGGATTTTACTGCACGGGCGCTACGTCTGTACTGCAAGAACTCCTAATTGTGAAGAATGTCTGATAAAGGATTTGTGTAAGCATAACAGCTGA
- a CDS encoding ABC transporter ATP-binding protein, whose translation MSESFEIKKLSASYGDKEVLRDINFSLQQGKFVCLCGPNGAGKSTLLSVMAGVKDSALKVKGEIKWVNSDNQSVAEVSKLSRRECARIIAYMQQNEYSEWDFKVRDYVLQGRYVYTRSGHYSAADYKIADGVLADLGLSLFTDRYIHSLSGGEFQKVRLARALAQTPKFLLLDEPAANLDYVYEPHLMQLLRDTAHSKNLGVLATVHDINLAARFADRIILLPPKKSVLSGAPSDIMNTENLKYTFGVDFECKEIKSFQSLQ comes from the coding sequence ATGAGTGAGAGCTTTGAAATTAAAAAACTTTCGGCAAGTTATGGTGACAAAGAAGTTTTAAGGGATATAAATTTTTCGTTGCAGCAGGGTAAGTTTGTTTGTCTTTGTGGACCAAACGGGGCGGGGAAATCTACTTTGCTGAGCGTGATGGCTGGTGTGAAGGATTCGGCCTTAAAAGTAAAAGGGGAAATAAAGTGGGTGAATTCAGATAACCAGAGCGTAGCTGAAGTCTCAAAACTGTCTCGCCGTGAATGTGCTCGTATTATTGCCTATATGCAGCAGAACGAATACTCGGAGTGGGATTTTAAGGTTCGTGATTATGTACTTCAGGGCCGGTATGTATATACTCGAAGCGGGCATTATTCCGCCGCGGATTATAAAATTGCCGATGGTGTTCTTGCGGACCTTGGTCTTTCTCTGTTTACAGACCGGTACATTCACAGCCTTTCCGGCGGAGAATTCCAGAAGGTCCGTCTTGCCCGTGCACTTGCTCAGACTCCGAAGTTTCTTCTCCTCGACGAACCGGCCGCAAACCTCGACTATGTTTACGAGCCGCATCTTATGCAGCTGCTTCGCGACACTGCCCATTCCAAAAATCTCGGAGTTCTCGCGACCGTCCACGACATCAACTTAGCTGCTCGTTTTGCCGACAGAATCATTCTGCTTCCTCCAAAAAAATCCGTGCTTTCCGGCGCTCCATCTGATATAATGAATACAGAGAATTTAAAGTATACATTTGGAGTTGATTTCGAATGCAAAGAAATAAAGTCTTTTCAATCATTACAATAG
- a CDS encoding MgtC/SapB family protein, with protein sequence MNIYIEYTIRLALSFVCSFILGLERKSHQHIVGIRTLVSMGLSCCLLSILSVYMAETPAVNGDPTRIAAGVITGIGFLGGGAILKLGLNIRGLTTAAIIFMTSALGMSFGAGLYIPTVITFFIILIILLTMDKVEKKIFPAAKTKSVIIQVSTAGSDFDFQEKFADIMKSYGFIVHDVNPQFHPKDNIMQLSYTVKTPDKLEAVKIAKEFSEKNENLISFTIIDK encoded by the coding sequence ATGAATATTTATATAGAATATACAATCAGATTAGCATTAAGTTTTGTATGCAGCTTTATTCTTGGCCTTGAACGAAAGAGCCATCAGCATATTGTTGGAATCAGAACCCTGGTTTCTATGGGACTTTCATGCTGTCTGCTTTCTATTCTTTCCGTTTATATGGCAGAAACTCCAGCAGTAAACGGCGATCCTACAAGAATTGCGGCCGGTGTTATTACCGGAATCGGATTCCTTGGCGGAGGTGCCATTCTTAAACTTGGTCTGAACATCAGAGGTCTTACAACTGCAGCTATCATTTTCATGACATCTGCATTGGGTATGTCTTTTGGTGCAGGCCTTTATATTCCAACTGTAATTACCTTCTTTATCATTCTGATTATTCTTTTGACAATGGATAAGGTTGAAAAGAAGATTTTCCCGGCCGCTAAAACAAAGTCGGTTATTATTCAGGTTTCAACTGCCGGTTCTGATTTTGATTTTCAGGAAAAATTTGCTGATATCATGAAGAGCTATGGCTTTATTGTTCATGATGTGAATCCACAGTTTCATCCGAAAGACAACATTATGCAGCTTTCATATACTGTAAAAACACCTGATAAACTTGAAGCTGTAAAGATTGCAAAGGAATTTAGCGAAAAGAACGAGAATCTGATTAGTTTTACGATTATTGATAAATAA
- the metK gene encoding methionine adenosyltransferase, with amino-acid sequence MSILSNNHYLFTSESVGEGHPDKLCDQVSDAVLDYCLSLDKDAHVACESFSTTDFLMVGGEIGFQNIKVDAEFTKKFNAQVEKIARGVALDIGYNAPEIGLDGANCIFMNRLHAQSADINQGVVGTGLAEYEGQQGAGDQGMMFGYACNETPALMPAPVYYSHQILLRAHELRHNGTIKWLRPDAKSQVTIEYDENNKPCRIDTVVVSHQHNPDVDYDTIKKTIIEEIIKPVLEPTGLLKGDTKYFINPTGKFVIGGPDGDSGLTGRKIIVDTYGGMGRHGGGAFSGKDPSKVDRSAAYMARYIAKNVVAAGLADRAEVELAYAIGVPFPVSIMVETFGTEKVSRNKIEAAVEKVFDCTPAGIIKTLNLKQPIYRKTASYGHFGREGFPWENTDKVDELKAAVSQ; translated from the coding sequence ATGTCTATCTTATCTAACAATCATTATTTATTTACATCTGAATCTGTAGGTGAAGGTCACCCAGATAAGCTTTGTGATCAGGTTTCTGATGCCGTTCTCGATTATTGTCTTTCTTTGGACAAAGATGCCCACGTTGCCTGTGAATCTTTCTCTACAACTGACTTTTTGATGGTTGGTGGTGAAATCGGTTTCCAGAATATCAAGGTTGATGCTGAGTTCACAAAGAAATTCAATGCTCAAGTTGAAAAAATTGCCCGCGGCGTTGCTTTGGACATCGGTTATAATGCTCCAGAAATTGGTCTTGATGGTGCTAACTGTATTTTCATGAACCGTCTTCATGCTCAGTCAGCAGATATCAACCAGGGCGTTGTAGGTACAGGTCTTGCTGAATATGAAGGTCAGCAGGGTGCGGGAGACCAGGGTATGATGTTCGGTTATGCTTGTAACGAAACACCAGCTTTAATGCCTGCCCCAGTTTACTATTCTCATCAGATTCTTCTTCGTGCTCATGAATTGCGTCACAACGGAACTATTAAATGGCTCCGTCCTGATGCAAAATCTCAGGTAACAATTGAATATGATGAAAACAACAAACCTTGCCGTATCGACACTGTAGTTGTTTCTCACCAGCACAATCCTGATGTAGATTACGATACAATCAAAAAGACAATCATCGAAGAAATCATTAAGCCTGTTCTTGAACCAACAGGACTTCTTAAAGGTGATACAAAATACTTTATCAACCCAACTGGTAAATTTGTAATTGGCGGACCTGATGGAGACTCTGGTCTTACAGGACGCAAAATCATCGTAGATACATACGGTGGAATGGGACGCCACGGTGGTGGAGCTTTCTCTGGAAAGGATCCTTCTAAGGTAGACCGTTCAGCAGCTTACATGGCACGCTACATTGCAAAGAACGTAGTTGCAGCAGGACTTGCAGACCGCGCCGAGGTAGAACTTGCTTATGCAATCGGAGTTCCATTCCCAGTTTCTATCATGGTTGAAACATTCGGTACTGAAAAAGTAAGCCGCAACAAGATTGAAGCCGCTGTAGAAAAGGTATTTGACTGTACACCAGCAGGAATTATTAAGACTCTGAACCTTAAGCAGCCAATTTACCGCAAGACAGCATCTTACGGACACTTTGGCCGCGAAGGCTTCCCTTGGGAAAATACAGACAAGGTTGACGAGCTTAAGGCTGCGGTTTCACAGTAA
- the pyrE gene encoding orotate phosphoribosyltransferase has product MENYKKEFIDFMVRCEVLKFGSFTLKSGRQSPFFMNAGGYVTGGQLAQLGKYYAQAIHDNFGDDIDVFFGPAYKGIPLAVVTAVAYSELYGKEIKYCCDRKEEKDHGADKGAILGYKIKDGDRVVIIEDVTTSGKSIEEVYPKIKALETTSGSIKIVGEIVSLNREERAPDSEKSALEVITEKYGFPARAIVSMSDVVDALYTNGDKKVITDEIKKELDSYYSQWGCK; this is encoded by the coding sequence ATGGAAAATTACAAGAAAGAATTTATTGATTTTATGGTGCGCTGCGAAGTGCTTAAGTTCGGGTCGTTCACTTTGAAAAGTGGAAGACAGTCGCCTTTCTTTATGAATGCGGGTGGTTATGTGACCGGCGGGCAGCTTGCACAGCTTGGAAAATATTATGCTCAGGCAATTCACGACAATTTTGGTGATGATATTGATGTCTTCTTTGGTCCGGCTTACAAGGGTATTCCTCTTGCAGTTGTGACTGCCGTTGCCTACAGCGAGCTTTATGGAAAAGAAATTAAATACTGCTGTGACCGCAAGGAAGAGAAGGATCACGGTGCAGATAAAGGCGCAATCCTCGGTTATAAGATTAAGGATGGTGATCGCGTTGTAATTATTGAAGACGTTACAACATCAGGAAAATCTATTGAAGAGGTTTATCCGAAAATCAAGGCTCTCGAAACAACTTCGGGTAGCATCAAAATTGTTGGTGAAATCGTAAGTCTTAACCGCGAAGAGCGTGCTCCAGACAGCGAGAAATCTGCTCTCGAAGTAATTACAGAAAAGTATGGCTTCCCTGCACGCGCTATTGTTTCTATGAGCGATGTTGTTGATGCGCTTTATACAAACGGTGATAAGAAAGTAATTACTGATGAAATTAAGAAAGAACTTGATTCATATTATTCGCAGTGGGGCTGCAAATAA
- a CDS encoding mechanosensitive ion channel family protein has protein sequence MNDKINSIGEAASNAANDIFFDKTTSFFSWIKTFLTWENLFRLIGSLLILFIIWLAFRLIAKAIRRVPESKLPAQRAAIVVKFLRYICYVVIVLYVLGLFGINLKAIWGAAGIAGVAIGFAAQTSVSNLISGLFVLTEGSIHVGDTIIVGDVTGIVDEVKLLSIRVHTFDNQMVRIPNSTIINSNLTNNSYHNKRRWTVKVGVDYSTDMNLAIETLKKAPALCPTVLKDPEPTVWFDGFDSSSINLVVAVWFKPADFLQTRNDIHIAIKKVLDEAGISIPFNQLDVKIKNA, from the coding sequence ATGAACGATAAAATCAATTCTATTGGTGAAGCGGCAAGTAATGCTGCTAATGATATTTTCTTTGATAAAACTACATCGTTTTTCAGCTGGATAAAGACTTTTCTTACATGGGAAAATCTTTTTAGATTGATAGGAAGCCTTCTGATTCTTTTCATAATATGGCTGGCGTTCCGTCTCATAGCCAAGGCTATCCGCCGTGTACCGGAATCAAAACTCCCGGCTCAGAGAGCAGCAATAGTCGTTAAATTCCTTCGTTATATATGTTATGTAGTCATTGTACTTTATGTACTCGGACTTTTCGGAATCAATCTTAAAGCCATCTGGGGAGCTGCAGGAATTGCCGGAGTTGCAATCGGTTTTGCTGCACAGACTTCAGTAAGCAATCTTATCAGCGGACTTTTCGTTTTGACAGAAGGTTCCATCCACGTTGGAGATACAATCATTGTTGGTGATGTAACCGGTATTGTTGATGAAGTAAAACTTCTTTCTATCCGTGTTCATACCTTTGATAATCAGATGGTTCGTATTCCGAACTCTACAATTATCAACAGCAATCTTACAAATAACTCATATCACAATAAGCGCCGCTGGACAGTAAAGGTTGGCGTTGATTATTCAACTGATATGAATCTCGCAATTGAAACCTTAAAAAAGGCTCCTGCGCTCTGCCCTACAGTTTTGAAGGACCCGGAACCAACAGTCTGGTTTGACGGTTTTGATTCAAGCAGTATAAATCTTGTTGTTGCAGTCTGGTTTAAACCTGCTGATTTCCTTCAGACAAGAAATGACATCCACATTGCAATCAAAAAAGTACTGGATGAAGCAGGAATTTCTATTCCATTCAACCAGCTTGATGTAAAGATTAAAAATGCGTAA
- a CDS encoding iron ABC transporter permease has protein sequence MKRKSLCWKILSSVLLIISVILALMLGAEKVSLAAVFGQGDKFENIILWQLRLPRVLLVFLTGLLLGGSGAVFQLFFRNPLAEPGIMGIGSGATLGAVIASIVPGIMALTGKGGVGAYISPVNLCAFAGALVAGLFVTSLAFSRGGRSSSVMLLLCGTALGTLYSSLSSMLLLTCNKELHSIYTWILGSFNGRGWNELLFILLPSVVSIILMFIVSRPLDLLTGGEKSAAALGVEVDRLRVLVLLCGALAVSAAVCAGGTIGFVGLMAPHIVRKFLGPKARTLVPFSMIFGAALLLLSDTLARVIIAPGELPAGIITSILGVPFFLALCLGGRK, from the coding sequence ATGAAAAGAAAATCCCTGTGCTGGAAAATACTGTCATCAGTTCTCCTTATTATTTCTGTGATTCTAGCTCTTATGCTCGGTGCAGAAAAGGTGAGCCTTGCGGCAGTTTTTGGCCAGGGAGATAAATTTGAAAATATCATTTTATGGCAGCTGCGACTTCCTCGTGTGCTGCTTGTTTTTTTAACAGGTCTTCTGCTTGGTGGAAGTGGTGCAGTGTTCCAGTTATTTTTCCGTAATCCACTGGCTGAGCCGGGAATTATGGGAATCGGTTCCGGGGCTACACTAGGGGCGGTGATTGCAAGCATTGTGCCGGGAATCATGGCTCTTACTGGAAAAGGTGGAGTTGGGGCTTATATTTCACCGGTGAATCTTTGTGCTTTTGCGGGAGCCCTTGTTGCTGGACTTTTTGTGACCTCACTTGCATTCAGCCGGGGTGGAAGGTCATCTTCAGTAATGCTGCTCCTTTGCGGTACGGCGCTTGGAACATTGTATTCTTCTTTAAGTTCCATGCTGCTTCTTACCTGCAACAAAGAACTTCATTCTATTTATACCTGGATTCTTGGAAGTTTTAACGGACGTGGTTGGAACGAACTGCTGTTCATCCTGTTGCCTTCTGTAGTTTCTATAATTCTTATGTTTATTGTGTCGCGCCCGCTTGACTTACTTACCGGAGGCGAAAAATCAGCAGCCGCGCTCGGAGTGGAAGTAGACAGACTCCGTGTTCTTGTATTACTTTGCGGAGCTCTTGCTGTTAGTGCTGCAGTGTGTGCAGGAGGAACTATCGGTTTTGTTGGACTTATGGCTCCTCATATTGTCCGCAAGTTTCTTGGGCCTAAGGCACGTACTCTGGTTCCTTTCAGTATGATTTTTGGTGCAGCATTACTGCTGCTTTCTGATACTTTAGCTCGTGTGATTATTGCACCGGGTGAGCTTCCTGCCGGAATTATTACATCAATTCTCGGTGTGCCATTTTTCCTGGCATTGTGTCTTGGAGGAAGAAAATGA